TATATTCAGGCAGCATGTGGCTATGGTGGGGAGAAGAATATTTCCAGTCTAGGCTCAGTGCTCCGTCCCGCTGAGGGTTGGGACTGTCCGCTCCGAAGGGATTCGCGGGGAAACGCAAAAGTGGTAGCCGCTACGTAGTTCGGGCACGGTTGCGTTTCTTTTGCCCGCGAATCCCTTCTCCGCTCGGTAGGACTCCACAAGTCGCTACGTCTGGAAATATTCTTCTCTAGCGTTACTGAGCACATTCTTCAATCTTTTAAAGGCTTTTTAAAATTCGTTTAACACGAAAGCTCGTAGAGGAAACAGGAGAAATAAGCGAAGATCTTTGGTACACCGACCGAGACGGAATGCAAAAAGCGAAACACGCTCTTAAGCGTCCACCTCTGAATAACATCCCTGAACCTCTACTTTGGACGCGGTTTCGCTTTTTGCATGGAGTCGGGCAGTCCATCCCTCAGCGGGTGGGACAAGAAGCTGAGCGTTTTCTCCTGTTTCCTCCCCACCACCACAGCCGGACAAAGCTCTTTACTAGCGATTTCGATTTTTATACAGCAAGTAGATGAAAAACGGAGCGCCGATGGCAGAGGTGAATACCCCTACAGGCACTTCGATTGGTGAAAAAGCCATGCGGGCAATCAAATCCGCAAGCAATACGATAATGGCACCCAAGAACGCCGAGAGTGTCATGGCACCGCCAAAGGACGGACCAATCAGTTGCTTGGCAATGTGTGGGGCCAGCAAAGCCACAAAGCTGATATCTCCTCCAACAGAGACGGCTGTTCCCGTCAAAGCTGCGCAAATCATGAGCAGGAGAAAGCGATCCATTTGCAAGGAACTGCCGAGACTCGTCGCCAGATCATCGCCGAGCTGTTGAAGGTTCACACGTCTTGCAAGCAAGCTGGCTACGAGAATCAGTCCAATGACCCACGGCAAAATCATGAATACGTCGTTCCAGTCAACGCCGTAGATGCTTCCAGTCAGCCAGAGCAATGCCTTATTTTGTAGCAAAAACGGACTAAACATGATTAACATGGTGACGATGGCACCCGCAGCGATTTTAATTCCAACACCGATCATGACGAGACGAAGCGGCGTGACGCCTTTTTTCCAAGAGAGGGCGTACAGCAGGAATGTCGTCAGTGTTGCCCCCAAAAAAGCAATGGGAGGAAGCCACTTGATGCTCGCTGTTTCAAAAAGAATCAAGAAGCCGACTGCAAAAACAGAGGCTCCACCCGATACCCCAAGAATATCCGGGGAAGCCAACGGATTGCGGACGAGGCCCTGCATGATGGCACCAGCTACTGCTAGTGCGGCACCTACCAGAATAGCAATGACGATACGCGGCAGGCGAAATTGCTCCACAATCAAAGCATTTTCTTCTGAACCGATTCCCAACAAAACTTTTACCACATCGAGCGGGGCGATTTTCATTTCACCCATTCCGAGACTGACAACTGCTATGGCGATGACGATCAGCAAGGCGAGTAGCGAAAACCAGATCGTCTTTTTATGTAGCTGAAACGATGAAAAGCGCTTGCCGATGCGAAGAGACAGGTAGTCTTTCATTATTTATCCAGCCCCTTGCGTGCGACATAGATGAAGAACGGAATTCCGATCAGGGCTGTCATTACTCCAATAGGAACTTCAGCAGGCATTGCGATAAAGCGAGCACCGATATCTGCTAACAGCAGCAGGACGGAGCCAAACAGACCGCTGTACAAAAGCACCCAGCGAGTATCGATTCCGACGAGATAGCGGGCCAGATGCGGAGTGACCAATCCGACAAAACCAATAGGTCCAGCCACAGCAACCGCGCAACCGGATAAGAGAACAATGACGATTCCTACGCTTAATTTGACCAATAAGGTGCGTTGTCCGAGACCTTTTGCTACGTCATCACCCATCAACAACGTTTGAATCGGGCGTGCGAGGACAAATGCAGCGATCCAGGCAATGATCATATAAGGAAAGACAGTGGCTAAATACTCTAGCTTTCTGCCTCCGACTGACCCTGCCAGCCAGAAAAGCACCTCGTCTGTGGCTTTTTCATTTAGGACCATCATGCCGTGTCGGATCGAGGAAGCCAAAGCGGTGATAGCTGCACCCGCTAGAACCAACTTCACAGGCGAAAGCCCATCTCTGCCGAATGAACCGAGCAAGTAGACGATCAAACCTGCTACAGCGGCTCCTATAAAGGAAATCCACGTAAACTGGGTCAAGGAGCTGATCCCGACAAATGTAACGGCGAACACAACAAAAAGAGAAGCACCTGCATTAAGACCGAACAGTTCAACGTCTGCAACAGGGTTTCTCGTCAAGGATTGGAGCAGAGTTCCGGCCAAGCCGAGGCAAAAACCGACCGTAAGCGCATTGAGCACGCGCGGTACTCGCACTTCTTTAATGACGATGTGTTCATTGGAGCCGTTGAAATTCGTGTAGGCATCAATCGCAGTTTGCCAACTCGTGTCAATGACGCCAAAGATGAGGCTGGCATAACTGAGGTAAGACAGGAGGAAAAGGGCGAATACCACTCCCAGAATTTTACGAAAGTTGCTAGCTAAAAAAGAATTCATGATGGCTACATCCTTATTTCTTAGATGGTTTCATAGTTAAGTGTAGAGCTACATAAAGGAAGTGTCAATGACGTTGATAGTCATTATCACTTTATGATTGACTTTTGACAAGCAGGGGAGTAGGATAGACTCTGTCATTGATATGAATTCTCATTATGGAAAAGGGAAAGGGGTCCTTTCATCATGTTTTCTCGTACATATCGGACCGCAGGCGGTAAAGCTTTCTTTGCTGTCTTAATGGCGACCTTGTTGGTTGTTACCGGTTGCGGTACTCCACAAGCAAGTGAACAAAAGCCGGCAGAACAAAAGCCTGCTGATCAAGCAACTGGTTCCGGCCAAAGCTACACAGTGAAACACGCGATGGGCGAAACAACCATCAAAGGTACACCAGAACGCATCGTCATGTTGACCAACCAAGGTACTGAAACTCTGATGGCTCTCGGTGTGAAGCCAGTAGGGGCTGTAGGTTCGACTGTTGATCCTACTCAATTCTACGATTTCACCAAGTCTTTCCTTGAGGGGACAAAATCCGTAGGTACAGAAGGTCAACCTAACCTGGAAGCAATCGCGGCATTGAAACCTGACCTGATTCTGGGTATGAAATTCCGTCATGAAAAAATTTATCAACAATTGACTGCAATTGCTCCAACGGTATTCGTTAACGAGCCACGCGGCGACTGGAAGGCAAACTTCTCCTTGTTCGCGGAAGCAGTAAACAAAAAGGCTGAGGGAGAAAAAGTCCTCGCTGATTGGAACAAGCGCGTTGAAGACTTCAAAGCAAAAGCGGGCGACAAGCTGAACACAAAAGTATCTGTTGTACGCTTTATGCCTGGTAAAGTTCGCATCTACTATAAAGACACCTTCACTGGTGCTATCTTCAAAGACCTTGGCCTGGCTCGTCCAGCTTCCCAAGACAAAGACGATTTCGCAGCAGAAGTAACCAAAGAGCGCATTCCAGAAATGGATGGCGACATCATGTTCTACTTCACGTACGAAACAGGCAAAGGCGAGGCTTCCAAGCTGGAGCAAGAGTGGACGAACGATCCTCTCTGGAAAAATCTGAACGTCGTGAAAGCGGGCAAAGCATACAAAGTGGATGACACCATCTGGAATACTTCCGGTGGCGTAATCGCAGCCAATAAAGTACTGGATGAGCTGGAAGGCTACATCATCGGTAAATAATGAGAAAAGACGGGACTGATGCTCCCGTCTTTTTTGTGTGGTTACCCCGCCATGTTGTTGAATGTTCCTCGTGGGTAGTAAATGTTTACGTGATCAATGTAGAGGCTGTTTGGATCATTGGTCATGATGCCTGAGAAAATGAATTTCAATTCATAATCAGGGGTTACCTTGTAGGTGTAGATGGTTTGGCCGCCCGTTGTGGCTTTACTTGTTGGCTCCCCAAGTGTTTCACGGACCTCGGCAAGTGTGATTGCTTGCAAGCGTGGATCATAGGAACGAATATCAACGATCTGCATTCCTTTGTTAAAGGCAAAGACTAGATTGAGATCCCGGTACGTATTGTACGTGATGCCATTGATGAAGGAGACGACATCCGGTTTGCCCAGCTGTTTTTCTGCGTCATCGAATACATCCTTTTCTAAACGATACTGACTGCCAAAGATTTGGCCTTTCCCCGCGAGATCACGCACGCTTTG
The window above is part of the Brevibacillus antibioticus genome. Proteins encoded here:
- a CDS encoding FecCD family ABC transporter permease, whose translation is MKDYLSLRIGKRFSSFQLHKKTIWFSLLALLIVIAIAVVSLGMGEMKIAPLDVVKVLLGIGSEENALIVEQFRLPRIVIAILVGAALAVAGAIMQGLVRNPLASPDILGVSGGASVFAVGFLILFETASIKWLPPIAFLGATLTTFLLYALSWKKGVTPLRLVMIGVGIKIAAGAIVTMLIMFSPFLLQNKALLWLTGSIYGVDWNDVFMILPWVIGLILVASLLARRVNLQQLGDDLATSLGSSLQMDRFLLLMICAALTGTAVSVGGDISFVALLAPHIAKQLIGPSFGGAMTLSAFLGAIIVLLADLIARMAFSPIEVPVGVFTSAIGAPFFIYLLYKNRNR
- a CDS encoding ABC transporter substrate-binding protein, with product MFSRTYRTAGGKAFFAVLMATLLVVTGCGTPQASEQKPAEQKPADQATGSGQSYTVKHAMGETTIKGTPERIVMLTNQGTETLMALGVKPVGAVGSTVDPTQFYDFTKSFLEGTKSVGTEGQPNLEAIAALKPDLILGMKFRHEKIYQQLTAIAPTVFVNEPRGDWKANFSLFAEAVNKKAEGEKVLADWNKRVEDFKAKAGDKLNTKVSVVRFMPGKVRIYYKDTFTGAIFKDLGLARPASQDKDDFAAEVTKERIPEMDGDIMFYFTYETGKGEASKLEQEWTNDPLWKNLNVVKAGKAYKVDDTIWNTSGGVIAANKVLDELEGYIIGK
- a CDS encoding FecCD family ABC transporter permease codes for the protein MNSFLASNFRKILGVVFALFLLSYLSYASLIFGVIDTSWQTAIDAYTNFNGSNEHIVIKEVRVPRVLNALTVGFCLGLAGTLLQSLTRNPVADVELFGLNAGASLFVVFAVTFVGISSLTQFTWISFIGAAVAGLIVYLLGSFGRDGLSPVKLVLAGAAITALASSIRHGMMVLNEKATDEVLFWLAGSVGGRKLEYLATVFPYMIIAWIAAFVLARPIQTLLMGDDVAKGLGQRTLLVKLSVGIVIVLLSGCAVAVAGPIGFVGLVTPHLARYLVGIDTRWVLLYSGLFGSVLLLLADIGARFIAMPAEVPIGVMTALIGIPFFIYVARKGLDK